CGCGCTGCGGTCCGGGGTGGGCCGCAGCCTCGCGGGCGGACCGGCACGGGACTCCAAGTCGTACCGAAAAGGAACGGTCCGCGCCGGAAGCCGACCGTGAGGCGGTCGCGGACCGTCTGGATTTCGTTACGCCGGGACGCGGGTGGTGTTGACGCACTCGGCGACGTCGAGCACCAGCAGCAGCCTGCCCTCGGTCTTGTACGCGCCGGTGACCAGCGCGCGTGACGGGCCGGTCAGGGTCGCCGGCGGCTCCTCGAACATCTTCGCGTCCAGGTAGGCGACCTGGCCGATGCGGTCCACCAGCAGGCTCACCGGCTCACCGGCATACCGCACGATCACGTTCATCACGAGGCCGGACATGTCCCGGCGGGGCAACCCGAACTGCACACGCAGGTCCACCGCCGCGATCACCTGCCCGCGCAGGTTGAACAGGCCGCCGACCGCGGTCGGCGCCATCGGCACCGGCGTGTACTCGCTGTACGACAGGACCTCCTGCACAGCGTCCACGTCCACGCCGAAGAACTGGTCGGCGACCTCGAAGGTGACGAACTGGCGACTCGACACGCGTAACTCCCTGGATGATGTCCGCCGCGACACATGCGCGGCGGATCAGCAGCAATATCGGCGCTCGAGCCGCCGGGCCAAGCAATCCGGCGGATCAATCAGCCGGGCTGACAACGAGCGCCTGCCCTCGCGTACCGATTGGCTCAGGTCTGCCGCCGCCGCGCCGACTGACACGGGTAAGCGTCAGACATAAGTACGGGGAGGAAGCGGCACAGATGCTGAAGCGTCTTCCCGCGTGGGTGGGTTTCCTGATCGGCGGCATGCTCTTCGTCGCGCTGTACCTGCGGCTGCCGGACAACGTGTACGGGGTGCTGGGGTGGGACGGCGTGGCGGTGGCCGGCGCCGTGGCCATCGTGGTCGGCATCCGGCGCAACCGTCCCGAGGGAGCGGCCGCCTGGTGGCTGCTCATGGCGGGGCAGCTGGCCAACGTCGTGGGCGACATCATCTACTTCTTCGCCCCGGACGGTGACCAGGTCTTCCACCCGTACGACGTCCCGTACCTGCTCGGCTACGGGCTCCAGGTGGCGGGGCTGCTGGTCCTGCTGCGCCGGCGAGGCGCCGGGCGGGACTGGTCGACGCTCGTCGACTCGTTGATCATCACGAGTGCGTTCGCGTTGCTGAGCTGGGTGTTCTTGATGAAGCCGGTGGCCGAGGAGGCGTCGCTCGGACTGATCGGCCAGCTGATGGCGATCTCGTACCCGGCTCTCGATCTGCTGCTGGTCGCCATGGTCGCCTGGCTGCTGACCGCCGACGGGACTCGCAACGTCGCGTTCTTCCTGGTCGCGACGAACATGGTGGTCTTCCTCATCGGCGACTACTTCTGGGCGTTCGCCAGCCAGACCTCCTACGACCCGGGCACGCTCGGCGGCCGGCTGATCGACTGCACGTACCTGACCGGCTACATCGCCTTCGGCGCCGGCGCCTTGCACCCGGGCATGGTGGCGATCGGCCGGGCGGCCGGTCCGCAGCAGGTCCGGCCGATGACCCTGCATCGCCTGATGCTGCTCACCGCGGCCACGCTGATCGCGCCGGCGGTGCTGGCCTGGCAGGCGTACAGCGGTGGCGGGCGGGTTCTCGACGCGTACGCGATCGTGGCCGGTTCGGTGGTCATGTTCCTGCTGGTCATCGCCCGGATGACGATGCTCGTCCGGCAGGTCCAGGCGCAGGCCGCCACGCTGGCGGAACACGCCGATCTGCTGCGCGAGGCGGCCCAGCTGGACCCGCTCACCAACCTGCCCAACCGCCGCGCCTGGAACGCCGCGCTGCCCTCGGCGCTGCAGCACGCCGCCCGCCACCGCGCCCCGCTCACCCTGGCCGTGCTCGACCTCGACCACTTCAAGGTCTTCAACGACACCCACGGCCACCAGACGGGCGACCGGCTGCTCGTCGAGGCGACGGCGGCCTGGGCGGCGAACCTGCGCCCGGCGGACGTGCTGGCCCGATACGGCGGCGAGGAATTCGTGGCGCTGCTGCCCGGCACCACCGCGGCCGAGGCCCTCGACCTGCTCGACCGGCTGCGCCCGCTCACGCCGATGGGCTGCACCTTCTCGGCCGGCGTGGCGACCTGGGACGGCGTGGAGAGCGGCGACGACCTGCTCGGCCGCGCCGACCAGGCGCTGTACCGGGCCAAGGACGCCGGCCGTGACCGGGTGGTGAGCGACGATGTCCTGGCCGCTGCCTGACATGCGGACGGTCACCGACCGCCGGACCCGCCTGACCTGGGCGTGGATGACGGCGGGGACGCTGATCTGCCTCGGCTACCCGCTGCTTCCGGCCGAGGGCGTGGTCGCGCCCGTGCTGTACAACGTGATCGGCCTGGCCGCCTTCGTGGCCATCCTCGCCGCGGTGCGCCGGTACCGGCCGGCCCGGCCGTACGCCTGGTACGTGTTCGCCGCCGGCGTCATCACGTTCGTGGCCGGTGACGTGGCCTTCGAGGTGGGTGGCCTGCTGCTCGGCGAGCACCGGTACCCGTACTGGAACGACGCGCTCTACCTCGTCGCGTACCCCTTGCTCTGGTCCGGTCTGCTCCTCGCCGCCGGCATACCGGCCCGGCGGGACGTGCGCGGCATGATCGACGCCGCGGTGATGGCCACCGGTGTCGCACTGGTCTACTGGGTGTTCCTGATCGACCCGGCGCTGGGCGGACACGGCACGCCGCTGTCCGAGCGGATCCTCACCGTCGTCTACCCCGGCTGTGACGTGATCATGTGCGCGGTGGCGACCCGGCTGCTCACCCGCACCGGAGCCCGCACCACCAGCGTGGTTCTGCTCGCCGCCGGTTCGGCGCTGAACTTCGCCGGCGACCTCGCCTGGAGTCTCGCGCCGTCGTTGAGCGGTCATCCGGCCTCGACCATCACCGCCGCGTTCCTGGGCAGCTACGTCTGCTGGGCCGGCGCCGCGCTGCACCCCTCCATGGGCGATGCCGGCACCTCGGCGCACCCGGGCACCACCGTCCGGCTCGGGTGGGGCCGGTCGGCGCTGCTGGTCGGTTGCGCCCTGCTCGTGCCCGCCGTGCTGATGATCCAGGGCCTGCGCCACGACGAGATCAAGTGGGCGGCCATCGGGGTCGGCGCCGTCCTGCTCCTTCTGCTCGTGACCGCCCGCACGGCTGGCTTCGTCCGGCAGATCCAGACCCAGTCGGCGCAGCTCGAGCGGCTGGCCATGCGCGACGACCTCACCGGGCTGGCCAACCGCCGCCGATTCGGCCGCCGCCTGGGCGAGGCCCTGGCGACCGGCTCCCCGCAGGTGTGCCTGCTGGACCTCAACCGCTTCAAGGAGATCAACGACCGGCTCGGGCACGGGGTCGGTGACGCGCTTCTGGCTGCCGTCGCCGATCGCCTGCGTGACGGGCTGGGCGACGTCGACCTGGTGGCGCGGATGGGCGGCGACGAGTTCGCCGTCCTGCTCGCCGACGCGACGGCCGCGGAGGCCGACGCCGACGCCGCCCGGATCTCCGCCGCGCTGCGCGAGCCGTTCGAGGTGGCCGGCCAGAAGTTGCTGGTGGACGCGAGCGTCGGCGTCGCCGACGGCGCCGACGCCGGGGACGCGATGGAGGTGCTGCGCCGGGCCGACGTCGCGATGTACGCGGCGAAGTCGAGCGGCTCCCGGTGGCGGCGATACACGGCCGGACTCGATGAGCACGCCGACGAGAAGGCCCGCCTCGGCGCCGAGCTGCGCGCCGCGCTGGACACCGGTCAGTTCCGCCTGGTCTACCAGCCCATCGTGTCGCTGCCCTCCGGTGACCTGCGCTACGTGGAGGCGCTGGTCCGCTGGCAGCACCCGCAACGCGGCTTCGTCAGTCCCGCCGAGTTCATCCCGGTCACCGAGGAGAACGGCCTGATCGTCGAGCTCGGCGAATGGATCATGCGGACCGCGTGTTCCGACTTCGCCCGGTGGCACGCCGAGCAGCCGGACACGGCCCCGGAACGCATCAGCGTGAACGTCTCCGCCCGGCAACTCGCCGAGCCCGGGCTCGCCGCGATGGTCGCCGCCGTGCTGGCCGAAACGGGTGTGCCCGCCGGGTGCCTGATCGTCGAGGTCACCGAGACCGCCGTGTTCAGCGGCGGCGTCGCGGTCCGCGCCATCGAGGACCTGCACGCGCTGGGCGTCGGGATCGCCCTGGACGACTTCGGCACCGGGCACTCGTCGCTCGGCCTGCTGCAGACCGTCCCGGTGGACGTCCTCAAGGTCGACAAATCGTTCGTCGACAACGTGACCATGGCGGGCCGGCACGCGGTGATCGCCGAGGCGCTCATCCGGGTCAGCGACGGCCTGGGGCTCAGCGCCGTGGCCGAAGGCGTCGAGACCGCCGAACAGGCCGCGGAACTGCACCGCCTGGGTTACCGGCTGGCGCAGGGCTATCACTTCGGCAAGCCGGCCGCGGAGCCCGTCGCTCGCCGGACAGCGGCGGTGGCCTGACTCCGGCCCTATGTAGAGTTCAGATATAGTGCCCCGATGCGGATCACTGTAGCGACTGCCCGGCTGCTGGCCGTGCTGCTCACCGAGCCGGAGACCGACCGGTACGGGCTGGACCTGATGAGGGCGACCGGCCTGGCCAGCGGCAGCCTTTACCCGATTCTGCACCGGTTGCAGGACGCGGGCTGGCTGACCACGCGGTGGGAGGACATCGACCCGGCCACCCTCGGACGGCCGGCCCGCCGGTTCTATCGGCTGACGCCCGACGGCGTCAGCCAGGCCCGGTCGGCGCTTGCCCGGCTGCGGGCACAGACCGCCGTCCCCGGGGTCGTGGGCCTCGCGACGCGGAGCCTGGCGTGGTGAGCCGGCGGATCGCCGAGGCCCTGCTGCGGCTGGCCGCGCGCCGCTGGCCGGCCCGGCTGCGCGGCGAGGTGCACCAGGAGTGGCTCGCCGAGCTGCACGTTCTGGCCGCCGAACACCGCGGTGCGGCGATGCTGCGGTACGCGGCGAGCCTCGCGGTCGCCCGGCCCGTGCGGGAACCGGTCGCCGTCGCGGTGCGAGCGGCAGCACTGTGGCGTGCCGTACGGCTGTGCGTGCTGGCGCCGGTGGCCGCGGTCGTCGTGTTCGCCGTCTGCCTGGCGGCCGCGCTGACCGTCCTGGATCCGCTGCTGGCCGCGATGCCGTTCGGCGAGCAGCCGCGGCAGTGGACGGCGGCGCTGGCCACGGCCGCCGCGGCGGTCCTGCTCGCCCGGTCCGGCCGGTGGTGGACGGCCGAGGGCGCCGGAACCGCCGCGCTGGTGCTCGCGATCACGGTTCCCGGCTTCGTGTTCGCGAGCCTGGCCTACCTGCTGCCGGCCGGGATGTCCGAGAAGTACACCCTGCACTGGCCCGCGTACGCGGTGTTCTTCGGTGGCCTCGCCGCACTGCTCTACGCCGTCGACCGGCTGGCCGCGACCGGCCGGCGCACGCCGGCCTGGTGGACCGGCGCGGTCGGCGCGCTGACCCTCACCGACGTCGCGATCACCCTTCCGGTCCTGCTGTCCAACGGCGACGATCCGCCCCTCGCGTCGGCGCCGCTGTGGCTGTTCGCCGCGCTCAACGGCGGCGGCCTCGACGGGATCAGGTTGCCCGGCATGACCGGCGGCCAGATCTGGACCGTCGGTGACACCACCGACTTCGACGCCTACGTCTTCCTGCTCTACGCCGGCTTGGCCCTCGGCATGATCATGGCCAAGGCCTCGAAATCCGTCCCGGCGCCGGCGGCCGGCACGCACCTCGAACCCGCCTGAGACGCGGACGACCGAGGGCTCGGTCACATTGAACGTCGAGGCCCGGAGCTCATAACCGTTCAGTGGCCGAGGAATGCGATGACGGCGGACCGGAATTCCGGACTGGTTCCGATGACCTCGTGACCGCCGGCGATCAGGCGCAGCGAGGCGCCGGCGATGGCCTCGGCGAGAACGTGCGGCCGCTCGGCGAGCGGGTCGGCGTCGCCGGCGATGACGAGGGTCTCGGCGGTGATGGCGGCGAGGTCGATGCCGGTGCGGTGGACGGCGCGGGCCTGCGCAGCCAGCGACGGCAGGTCGGCTCCCAGCATCTCGGCATGCGCCCGCAGGCCCGCGATCCCGGGCGGCAGGTCCTCCGGGTCCTCGGCCAGGAGCGCCCGGGCCAGCAGGTCACTCGGCAGCGCGCGCGTGTCCACGCCGCCGACCTCGACGATTCCGGCCCCCACGCCTCCGACGACGAGCCGGCGAACGGTGGTCTGCGAGGCGGCGAGCAACGCCACCACGGCGCCCATCGAGTAGCCGACGAGATCCACGGCGGGCAGGCCGAGCAGGGCGATGACCGCGAGGAGATCGTTCGCCATCCGCCGCTCGCCATAACGTCCGGCGTCCGGCGACTTCGCGGACCGGCCGTGGCCGCGGGCGTCGACGCCCACCACCCGGCGCCCCGCGGCGGTGAGACCGGCCACGGTTCCGGGGACCAGCCAGTCGGCCATGGTGTCGGCGGTGAAACCGTGCTGCAGGACAACCGGAATCGGGTCGGCGGTGACCCCCTCGTCCGCTTCCCAGCAGTGGTAGGCGATCGTCGTGCCGTCCTCGACGACGACGCCGGCGGTGGCGGGAGTCCTCAACGAGGCCGCCTCATGAGGCATTGCCCGCATCGGCCATCTCCGCCGTGCTGTGTGCTCGGATCTCGTGGCAAGGCGCGTCGCCGAACCGGCTCACCAGGGTGCGCACGTGGTCCTCGGCGGGTGCGGCGAGCCCGTCGTAGACGGTGGCGAACACGTCCCGGGCCTGCGCTCGCGGCCAGGTGGCGGGCAGCAGCTCGATCGGCAGCTCCGGATCGACGACGGGGAACTGCCGATAGGCGTCCATGATCTCGGTACGGGCGTGCACGGCGGCGGCGCCGGAGACCTGTCCGGCGCGGATGCGGGGCAGCATCGGCTCCCAATGACGGATGAAGGTGTCGTAGCGGTTGGCGATCGCCGCGACGTCCCAGGCGTCGATCGGGTTGCGGCCGGCCGGGGGAGCGAGGTCCACCTGGCGCGCCCGGAACATGGTCATGGTGCCGATGGTGGTCGTCAGTCGTTGCTTGACGACCGGGTTCGGTGCGTCGGGAGAAACCCAGAGCGCGTCGTACAGGGGCGCGAACCCCAGCCATCTCAGTTCCCCGCGCAGAGCTCGTCGCCGGCCGCGCTCATCCTGGGGGAACGAGAAGGAGACCAGGGTCCAGTAGCCGTCCCACGGCTCCACCCGGGTGGCGAATCGGGCGATCCAGGCGCCGCCCGCGCTCAGATCGGCGGCGGCGGCCGTCGTGAGGCGGTAGGAGCTGTGGCGGCCGTGCCGGGTGCTCTCCAGGATCCGGCTTCGCGACAGCCGGCTGATGGCGGTACGGGCAGCGCCGCTTCCGATCCCCGCTTCCTCCAGCAGGGCGACGATGGACGCCGACGGCAGCCAGGCCCGGGTGCGCAGGGTGTAGTCGGCGACGAGCGTCACGGCCAGATTCTGCGCGGTACTGCCGGCCTGCTGGCGCGGCAGGCGCACGCTCGCCGGGTCGTCGGGAAAGATTTCCTCGATGTCGTACGGGCTGACCACGTGGCTGCTCCGGCGTCGAGTGAGAGGTGACCGGCGGCGCGTGACCGCCGCGACGCCGACCACGAGTATCCACTCCGACCGGCATGTCGCCGCACCGCCGTGCCGCACAGGGCCATCGATTGACAGTATCGTGTCCCGCGTGCAACATGATTGACACATATGGATCCCTGCCGGTCGTCGGAACCGGGCGGCGGGGTGCTCACCGGTCGCCACTCCATCGCTCTTCGGGCCCTCATGTCCACCGGGAGGCAAAGCGTGCACGATCCTCATGAGCCGCGGGAGAGCGCGTTCGGCGATGCCGCTCCCCGGTCGCGCCGGACGTTTCTGCGCACCGGGGCCGTCGCGCTGGCCGGGCTGACTCTGGGCGCGGCGGATCCGGCGCTCGCGACGCCGGCCGGTCCGGGAAAGCCGCATGGTGTGAAGCCGTTCGGGCCGGTGGTGGTCGCCGATCCGGGATCCGGAGCGGCGTACGCCCGAGCGGTGCGGCTCGGGAACTCCCGGTCCTGGCTGGCGACGTTCCAGCAGTTCGGGGCGCCGGGGTTCGCCATCCACCGCAGCGAGGACGACGGCCACACCTGGTATCGGCTGAGCAATGTGCCGAGCACCGGCGACGCGCCGGGCGTGTGGCTGCAACCGTTCCTTTACGAACTGCCGCGCGCCTTCGCGGGCTTCCCCAAGGGCACGCTGTTGTGCGTCGGCAATGCGCTCGGGAACTTCACCAGCACGAAGATCCAGCTGTACGCGAGCCGCGACCGCGGCGTCACATGGACCTTCCTGAGCACGGTGGCGGAGGGCGGCGCGCCGATTCCGGAGAACGGCAACACGCCGGTCTGGGAGCCGTTCCTGCTGCTGCACTCCGATCGGCTCATCTGTTACTACTCCGATCAGCGAGACCCCCGGTACGGGCAGAAACTCGCACACCAGAGCAGCCGGAATCTGCGTACCTGGGGACCGGTCGTCGATGACGCCGTCGGCACCGATTACGACCAGCGTCCCGGCATGACCACCGTCGCGCGGATACACGAGCGCCTGTGGATCCTGACCCACGAGGCCGGTGGCAACTCCGGCGACAACTTCTACGCCGTCCACTACAAGCTGGCGAGGGATCCGGAGTCGTTCGGACCGGCCCCGAGCATCGTGCTGCACGACCAGGACGGCTACGTCCCGTCGGCCGCGCCGACCGTGTCGTGGTCGGACTCCGGCGGTCCGCACGGGACGATCGTGGTGACGGCGAACAGCGACCAGGACCTTTTCGTCAA
Above is a genomic segment from Actinoplanes ianthinogenes containing:
- a CDS encoding chemotaxis protein CheW, which produces MSSRQFVTFEVADQFFGVDVDAVQEVLSYSEYTPVPMAPTAVGGLFNLRGQVIAAVDLRVQFGLPRRDMSGLVMNVIVRYAGEPVSLLVDRIGQVAYLDAKMFEEPPATLTGPSRALVTGAYKTEGRLLLVLDVAECVNTTRVPA
- a CDS encoding GGDEF domain-containing protein, with protein sequence MLKRLPAWVGFLIGGMLFVALYLRLPDNVYGVLGWDGVAVAGAVAIVVGIRRNRPEGAAAWWLLMAGQLANVVGDIIYFFAPDGDQVFHPYDVPYLLGYGLQVAGLLVLLRRRGAGRDWSTLVDSLIITSAFALLSWVFLMKPVAEEASLGLIGQLMAISYPALDLLLVAMVAWLLTADGTRNVAFFLVATNMVVFLIGDYFWAFASQTSYDPGTLGGRLIDCTYLTGYIAFGAGALHPGMVAIGRAAGPQQVRPMTLHRLMLLTAATLIAPAVLAWQAYSGGGRVLDAYAIVAGSVVMFLLVIARMTMLVRQVQAQAATLAEHADLLREAAQLDPLTNLPNRRAWNAALPSALQHAARHRAPLTLAVLDLDHFKVFNDTHGHQTGDRLLVEATAAWAANLRPADVLARYGGEEFVALLPGTTAAEALDLLDRLRPLTPMGCTFSAGVATWDGVESGDDLLGRADQALYRAKDAGRDRVVSDDVLAAA
- a CDS encoding putative bifunctional diguanylate cyclase/phosphodiesterase gives rise to the protein MSWPLPDMRTVTDRRTRLTWAWMTAGTLICLGYPLLPAEGVVAPVLYNVIGLAAFVAILAAVRRYRPARPYAWYVFAAGVITFVAGDVAFEVGGLLLGEHRYPYWNDALYLVAYPLLWSGLLLAAGIPARRDVRGMIDAAVMATGVALVYWVFLIDPALGGHGTPLSERILTVVYPGCDVIMCAVATRLLTRTGARTTSVVLLAAGSALNFAGDLAWSLAPSLSGHPASTITAAFLGSYVCWAGAALHPSMGDAGTSAHPGTTVRLGWGRSALLVGCALLVPAVLMIQGLRHDEIKWAAIGVGAVLLLLLVTARTAGFVRQIQTQSAQLERLAMRDDLTGLANRRRFGRRLGEALATGSPQVCLLDLNRFKEINDRLGHGVGDALLAAVADRLRDGLGDVDLVARMGGDEFAVLLADATAAEADADAARISAALREPFEVAGQKLLVDASVGVADGADAGDAMEVLRRADVAMYAAKSSGSRWRRYTAGLDEHADEKARLGAELRAALDTGQFRLVYQPIVSLPSGDLRYVEALVRWQHPQRGFVSPAEFIPVTEENGLIVELGEWIMRTACSDFARWHAEQPDTAPERISVNVSARQLAEPGLAAMVAAVLAETGVPAGCLIVEVTETAVFSGGVAVRAIEDLHALGVGIALDDFGTGHSSLGLLQTVPVDVLKVDKSFVDNVTMAGRHAVIAEALIRVSDGLGLSAVAEGVETAEQAAELHRLGYRLAQGYHFGKPAAEPVARRTAAVA
- a CDS encoding PadR family transcriptional regulator codes for the protein MRITVATARLLAVLLTEPETDRYGLDLMRATGLASGSLYPILHRLQDAGWLTTRWEDIDPATLGRPARRFYRLTPDGVSQARSALARLRAQTAVPGVVGLATRSLAW
- a CDS encoding alpha/beta fold hydrolase; the encoded protein is MRTPATAGVVVEDGTTIAYHCWEADEGVTADPIPVVLQHGFTADTMADWLVPGTVAGLTAAGRRVVGVDARGHGRSAKSPDAGRYGERRMANDLLAVIALLGLPAVDLVGYSMGAVVALLAASQTTVRRLVVGGVGAGIVEVGGVDTRALPSDLLARALLAEDPEDLPPGIAGLRAHAEMLGADLPSLAAQARAVHRTGIDLAAITAETLVIAGDADPLAERPHVLAEAIAGASLRLIAGGHEVIGTSPEFRSAVIAFLGH
- a CDS encoding PaaX family transcriptional regulator, with the protein product MVSPYDIEEIFPDDPASVRLPRQQAGSTAQNLAVTLVADYTLRTRAWLPSASIVALLEEAGIGSGAARTAISRLSRSRILESTRHGRHSSYRLTTAAAADLSAGGAWIARFATRVEPWDGYWTLVSFSFPQDERGRRRALRGELRWLGFAPLYDALWVSPDAPNPVVKQRLTTTIGTMTMFRARQVDLAPPAGRNPIDAWDVAAIANRYDTFIRHWEPMLPRIRAGQVSGAAAVHARTEIMDAYRQFPVVDPELPIELLPATWPRAQARDVFATVYDGLAAPAEDHVRTLVSRFGDAPCHEIRAHSTAEMADAGNAS
- a CDS encoding sialidase family protein; translation: MHDPHEPRESAFGDAAPRSRRTFLRTGAVALAGLTLGAADPALATPAGPGKPHGVKPFGPVVVADPGSGAAYARAVRLGNSRSWLATFQQFGAPGFAIHRSEDDGHTWYRLSNVPSTGDAPGVWLQPFLYELPRAFAGFPKGTLLCVGNALGNFTSTKIQLYASRDRGVTWTFLSTVAEGGAPIPENGNTPVWEPFLLLHSDRLICYYSDQRDPRYGQKLAHQSSRNLRTWGPVVDDAVGTDYDQRPGMTTVARIHERLWILTHEAGGNSGDNFYAVHYKLARDPESFGPAPSIVLHDQDGYVPSAAPTVSWSDSGGPHGTIVVTANSDQDLFVNRHLGDPGKWTRVSSAVPGGYSRQTIPLDGLLFIITGPYYAENGPIQAGVVPLT